One window from the genome of Streptomyces sp. NBC_00287 encodes:
- the ddaH gene encoding dimethylargininase encodes MPESRVPRLRRFLVCEPRHFAVQYAINPWMRPDTRVDVDLAQEQWQSLIRAYRSHGHTVDTVEPVPGLPDMVFAANCAVVVDGRVFGSLFHASERRPESTHYETWFKSSGFDVYRPESVCEGEGDLVPTGRYVLAGTGFRTTREAHREVQEFFGVPVISLTLVDPYFYHLDTALFVLDDDNIAYYPEAFSPGSREVLRRLYPDAVPATREDAMAFGLNSVSDGRHVFIAPDATALADQLAQRGYVPVPVDLSELRKAGGGIKCCTQEIRS; translated from the coding sequence GTGCCCGAAAGCCGTGTGCCGCGCCTTCGGCGCTTTCTCGTCTGCGAACCCAGACATTTCGCCGTGCAGTACGCGATCAACCCCTGGATGCGTCCCGACACCCGGGTCGACGTCGATCTGGCCCAGGAGCAGTGGCAGTCACTGATCCGCGCCTACCGCTCCCACGGCCACACCGTCGACACGGTGGAGCCGGTTCCGGGCCTGCCCGACATGGTCTTCGCCGCCAACTGCGCGGTCGTCGTGGACGGCCGTGTCTTCGGCTCCCTCTTCCACGCGTCCGAGCGCCGTCCCGAGTCCACCCACTACGAGACCTGGTTCAAGTCATCCGGATTCGATGTCTACCGCCCGGAGTCGGTGTGCGAGGGCGAGGGCGACCTGGTCCCCACGGGCCGGTATGTGCTGGCCGGTACCGGCTTCCGCACCACCCGCGAGGCCCATCGCGAGGTGCAGGAGTTCTTCGGCGTCCCGGTGATCAGCCTGACGCTGGTGGATCCGTACTTCTACCACCTCGACACCGCGCTGTTCGTGCTGGACGACGACAACATCGCCTACTACCCGGAGGCCTTCTCGCCGGGCAGCCGCGAGGTGCTGCGGCGCCTGTACCCGGACGCGGTGCCGGCGACCCGTGAGGACGCGATGGCCTTCGGCCTGAACTCCGTCTCCGACGGACGGCACGTCTTCATCGCGCCGGACGCGACCGCCCTTGCCGACCAGCTGGCCCAGCGAGGCTACGTCCCCGTCCCCGTCGACCTGTCCGAGCTGCGCAAGGCCGGCGGCGGCATCAAGTGCTGCACCCAGGAGATCCGCTCATGA
- the rocD gene encoding ornithine--oxo-acid transaminase has product MTAPARTRSSAELIRAEEPVLAHNYHPLPVVVARAEGAWVEDVEGRRYLDMLAGYSALNFGHRHPGLIEAAHRQLDRLTLTSRAFHNDKLAEFAERLAALTGLDMVLPMNTGAEAVESAVKVARKWAYEVKGVPADQATIVVAADNFHGRTTTIVSFSTDETARSGFGPFTPGFRIVPYNDLAALEEAVDDTTAAVLIEPIQGEAGVLIPDDGYLAGVRELTRRKGCLFIADEIQSGLGRTGRTLAVEHESVVPDMLLLGKALGGGIVPVSAVVARRDVLGVLRPGEHGSTFGGNPLAAAVGTAVVELLETGEFQRRAAELGAGLRDGLTELVGKGVVGFRARGLWAGVDIDPAVGSGREIGERLMREGVLVKDTHGSTIRLAPPLTITAEELTAALASLEKVLA; this is encoded by the coding sequence ATGACCGCACCCGCCCGCACCCGTTCGTCCGCCGAGCTGATCCGCGCGGAGGAGCCCGTCCTCGCGCACAACTACCACCCGCTGCCCGTGGTCGTCGCGCGCGCCGAGGGCGCCTGGGTGGAGGACGTCGAGGGCCGCCGCTACCTCGACATGCTGGCCGGTTACTCGGCGCTCAACTTCGGCCACCGCCACCCCGGTCTGATCGAGGCGGCCCACCGTCAGCTGGACCGGCTCACGCTCACCTCGCGCGCCTTCCACAACGACAAGCTCGCCGAGTTCGCCGAGCGCCTGGCCGCGCTCACCGGCCTGGACATGGTGCTGCCCATGAACACCGGCGCCGAAGCGGTCGAGAGCGCCGTCAAGGTGGCCCGCAAGTGGGCGTACGAGGTCAAGGGCGTCCCCGCCGACCAAGCCACCATCGTGGTCGCGGCGGACAACTTCCACGGCCGTACGACGACGATCGTCAGCTTCTCCACCGACGAGACCGCCCGCAGCGGCTTCGGTCCCTTCACTCCGGGCTTCCGGATCGTGCCGTACAACGACCTGGCCGCGCTGGAGGAGGCCGTCGACGACACCACGGCGGCGGTGCTCATCGAGCCCATCCAGGGCGAGGCGGGCGTGCTCATCCCGGACGACGGCTATCTCGCCGGGGTGCGGGAGCTGACCCGCCGCAAGGGCTGTCTGTTCATCGCCGACGAGATCCAGTCGGGCCTCGGCCGCACCGGCCGTACCCTCGCCGTCGAGCACGAGTCGGTCGTCCCCGACATGCTGCTCCTCGGCAAGGCGCTGGGCGGCGGCATCGTCCCGGTGTCCGCGGTGGTGGCCCGGCGGGATGTGCTCGGGGTACTGCGGCCCGGCGAGCACGGCTCGACCTTCGGCGGCAATCCGCTCGCCGCGGCTGTCGGCACGGCGGTGGTGGAGCTGCTGGAGACGGGCGAGTTCCAGCGCCGGGCGGCCGAGCTGGGCGCCGGACTGCGGGACGGGCTGACGGAGCTGGTCGGCAAGGGCGTCGTCGGCTTCCGGGCGCGCGGCCTATGGGCGGGCGTGGACATCGATCCGGCCGTGGGCAGCGGGCGGGAGATCGGTGAGCGGCTGATGCGGGAGGGTGTGCTGGTCAAGGACACCCACGGTTCCACCATCCGGCTCGCACCACCGCTGACGATCACCGCCGAGGAGCTGACGGCGGCGCTGGCCTCACTGGAGAAAGTGCTGGCCTGA